A genomic region of Desulfomicrobium macestii contains the following coding sequences:
- a CDS encoding ATP-dependent helicase has translation MRIDYQNDLNPAQYEAATTLDGPILVIAGAGSGKTRTIVYRLARLVESGVSPAEILLLTFTRKASSEMLHRAEGLLGHQGLGNVRGGTFHGFAYSLLKQHAGLLGFERGATVMDRSDGEEILSQAKDRLKIGKGDRKFPKRATVLGLYSKSRNKELTLEQVLRQEAYHLGAYEDDLTRLLEEYERIKRECGLLDYDDLLFLLERLLTEHPHVRDAVTSSISHIMVDEYQDTNLVQARLVRLLTKPGDTSPNVMAVGDDAQSIYAFRGANVRNILDFPKIFQGTRVIKLEQNYRSTQPILELTNAILDGFRDKFAKRLFSERTDSRLPEHVLPFSDRSQARLVTAKVTELARTYPLDQIAILFRAGYQSYHVEVELNKIGLGFRKYGGIKFSDAAHIKDVLACLRLSQNTSDLPAWQRILGNVPGIGPKSAQKIHHAAMINDQAFIKAQRAKRPALDDLLRVLDTLRTQVMRPSTAITFVLEYYQPVLREKFPDDYPRREAGLEELTQISLSYDDIPSFLGDLSLDSPDAEEDRGQAVTLSTVHSAKGLEWDAVLVIDLVEDRFPSRHAMNDNDDFEEERRLLYVACTRARDSLTLFSPETLYSRELAATTPARVSPFLQDIPSHLLSRYREQFTGGVGLQTLPTPRRAPEGTSSQSSRPGPGEDFAAPTPRPASSTQTPVQGTYCRHKIFGRGKVVQRVEPNKYKINFPGFGLKLIIEDFVELE, from the coding sequence ATGCGCATCGACTATCAAAACGACTTGAATCCCGCCCAATACGAAGCCGCGACCACCCTTGACGGACCGATTCTGGTCATCGCCGGAGCCGGCTCGGGCAAGACCCGCACCATTGTCTACCGCCTGGCCCGGCTGGTCGAGTCCGGCGTGTCCCCGGCCGAAATCCTGCTCCTGACCTTCACCCGCAAGGCCTCCTCGGAGATGCTGCACCGCGCGGAAGGGCTCCTTGGCCACCAGGGACTCGGAAACGTGCGCGGCGGCACCTTCCACGGCTTCGCCTACTCATTGCTCAAGCAGCACGCAGGACTGCTCGGCTTCGAGCGCGGGGCCACGGTCATGGACCGTTCCGACGGGGAAGAGATACTGAGCCAGGCCAAGGATCGCCTGAAGATCGGCAAGGGCGACCGCAAATTTCCCAAGCGGGCCACCGTGCTCGGACTGTACAGCAAGAGCCGCAACAAGGAACTGACCCTCGAACAGGTGCTGCGCCAGGAAGCCTATCATCTCGGCGCCTACGAGGACGACCTGACCCGCCTCCTCGAAGAGTACGAGCGCATCAAGCGCGAATGCGGCCTGCTGGACTACGACGACCTGCTCTTTCTGCTGGAGCGTCTGCTGACCGAGCACCCGCACGTCCGCGACGCGGTGACCTCGTCCATCTCCCACATCATGGTCGACGAATACCAGGACACCAACCTCGTGCAGGCGCGGCTGGTGCGCCTTTTGACCAAGCCCGGCGACACCAGCCCCAACGTCATGGCCGTGGGCGACGACGCGCAGTCAATCTATGCCTTTCGCGGCGCCAACGTGCGCAACATCCTGGATTTTCCCAAGATATTCCAGGGCACCCGCGTCATCAAGCTGGAGCAGAACTACCGCTCCACCCAGCCCATCCTGGAACTGACCAACGCCATCCTGGACGGCTTTCGCGACAAGTTCGCCAAACGCCTCTTCTCCGAACGCACCGACTCCCGCCTGCCCGAACACGTCCTGCCCTTTTCGGACCGCAGCCAGGCCCGCCTGGTCACGGCCAAGGTGACGGAACTCGCGCGCACCTACCCCCTCGACCAGATCGCCATTCTCTTCCGGGCGGGGTATCAATCGTACCATGTGGAAGTTGAGCTGAACAAGATCGGACTCGGGTTTCGCAAATACGGAGGGATAAAATTCTCCGATGCCGCGCACATCAAGGACGTCCTGGCCTGCCTGAGACTCAGCCAGAACACCTCGGATCTTCCTGCCTGGCAACGCATCCTCGGCAATGTGCCCGGCATCGGCCCCAAGAGCGCGCAAAAAATCCATCACGCGGCCATGATAAACGATCAGGCCTTCATCAAGGCCCAGCGCGCCAAACGCCCGGCCCTCGACGATCTGCTGCGCGTGCTCGACACCCTGCGCACCCAGGTCATGCGACCTTCCACGGCCATCACCTTCGTGCTCGAATACTATCAGCCGGTCCTGCGCGAAAAATTCCCCGACGACTACCCGCGCCGCGAGGCAGGGCTCGAAGAGCTGACCCAGATCTCCTTGAGTTACGACGACATCCCATCTTTCCTGGGCGACCTGAGCCTTGACAGCCCCGACGCGGAGGAAGACCGGGGCCAGGCCGTGACCCTGTCCACGGTCCATTCGGCCAAGGGGCTGGAATGGGACGCGGTGCTGGTCATCGACCTGGTCGAGGACCGCTTCCCTTCGCGCCACGCCATGAACGACAACGACGACTTCGAGGAGGAGCGCCGCCTCCTGTACGTGGCCTGCACCCGCGCCCGCGACAGCCTGACCCTCTTTTCCCCCGAAACCCTCTACAGCCGGGAGCTTGCAGCCACCACTCCGGCTCGGGTCAGCCCCTTTCTACAGGATATTCCCTCTCACCTGCTGTCCCGGTATCGCGAACAGTTCACGGGAGGCGTTGGCCTCCAGACCCTGCCCACGCCGCGCCGCGCACCGGAAGGCACGTCTTCCCAGAGCTCCCGCCCCGGCCCGGGCGAGGATTTCGCGGCCCCGACGCCAAGACCCGCATCCAGCACCCAGACCCCGGTGCAGGGCACCTACTGCCGGCACAAGATCTTCGGCCGCGGCAAGGTCGTCCAACGCGTGGAGCCGAACAAATACAAGATCAACTTCCCCGGATTCGGACTCAAGCTCATCATCGAGGATTTCGTGGAACTGGAATAG